In the genome of Microbacterium endophyticum, one region contains:
- a CDS encoding DEAD/DEAH box helicase has translation MTVSREAISRLSSHWAIEALGPDRVKAAHDAAASMYVDSNLGRQLHREGSHDAATETLIQDVAFAYEIVASEGIEALAQVSLRSGASDAAVSEAAAHEAFALLRALPLKLDSLEALVHQVLQLGALAYCSDRWAEYRAWMREREVSPELFRSNGSWDTRVLSDLGQIWTRLLRKDGWQDLEGVAETVARLRAEQNENEELLFNAQSRPEDLQVAGWRLVALYHWARLSEMVATYLMQGEPADIATQLDFHFDRAISAAQQSADPAFVVVLQWQRAMAQRMVAGALWSVTRIGPEIRSIVETATRHRSMFEMLPPQRIAIQEQGLLDPASAAVVVDLPTSAGKTILAEFKIVQAISQFKQDKGWVAYVAPTRALVSQITRRLRRDLGPSGIRVEELTSAVEIDDIEAGMLNESPFDVLVATPEKLHLAIRNAAIDRPLALLVLDEAHNIEDSDRGIRIELLLATVKRDCTQANFLLLMPYVPNGDDLARWLAPRTGKSISLATTPWQPNDRLIGLVSVVAPTSGRGRDWRLSFEPMLTSGSSMNVSGLYQIGKAPQLDRTFSSIRNSLSKIAGASALTLSERGTAIVICPTIPTVWTIAEELSGELPEADDPDIALVQRYLAAEISEDYALIGMLARRVGVHHAGLSDETRALMEWLAEQGKLRILVATTGLSQGLNFPVSSILLASRNLPSGKFNRPMTAREFWNLAGRAGRVDQDSIGVVGISSKEGDRESLARFLSEKAGALVSRLVVLLDELEDAGRLLNLERSLYNDQWADFRSYVAHLFAQKKNLDAVLSETELLLRNTFGYLSLAEASPAERQKGLRLLEATRAYAAELAQNVETTTLADSTGFTPEGIRSAMGEMRRMDKSLDVSDWQPGSLFGDVTSSALPDLMRVMLQLPQIRESIDELSGVGAGIGDRAAKIAADWVAGVSIKSIAERYFGDAASPTAALTEATKAIYRNLATAGTWGISALSKLPTSGIDFENVSESDLRSINLLGAMLYHGVNTEAGVVMRMSSVPRTAANSLGAEFAQGHESGTLRPSEAREFLSQLSDADWGRHVPSGSDLAGSDLRDLWQVLSGSAGDPGVRTAPGKAEQAQSGSY, from the coding sequence ATGACTGTCTCCCGCGAAGCAATCAGTCGCCTCAGCTCGCACTGGGCGATCGAAGCCCTCGGCCCTGACCGGGTGAAGGCGGCCCACGACGCGGCTGCTTCCATGTACGTCGACTCGAACCTTGGTCGCCAGCTTCACCGCGAAGGCTCTCACGATGCCGCGACCGAGACTCTTATCCAGGACGTCGCCTTCGCGTACGAGATTGTCGCCAGCGAAGGGATCGAGGCCCTCGCACAGGTATCGCTGCGCTCGGGCGCATCAGACGCCGCGGTGTCGGAGGCCGCGGCCCATGAGGCGTTCGCTCTACTTCGAGCGCTTCCGTTGAAGCTCGACTCGTTGGAGGCGCTGGTACATCAGGTCCTTCAGCTCGGCGCGCTCGCGTACTGTTCGGACCGCTGGGCGGAATACCGGGCCTGGATGCGCGAGCGCGAGGTCAGCCCCGAGCTCTTCCGATCCAACGGCTCATGGGATACGCGTGTTCTCAGCGACCTAGGGCAGATTTGGACTCGGCTTCTTCGCAAAGACGGATGGCAAGACCTCGAAGGCGTCGCAGAAACCGTGGCGCGGCTGCGAGCCGAACAGAATGAGAACGAGGAGCTTCTCTTCAACGCGCAATCACGGCCCGAAGACCTGCAGGTCGCTGGGTGGCGCCTCGTAGCCCTGTACCACTGGGCCAGGCTCTCGGAAATGGTCGCTACCTACCTCATGCAAGGGGAGCCAGCCGACATCGCGACGCAACTCGACTTCCACTTCGACCGAGCGATCTCCGCGGCACAGCAGTCTGCTGATCCAGCTTTCGTAGTGGTTCTCCAGTGGCAACGCGCGATGGCTCAGCGCATGGTGGCGGGTGCCCTGTGGTCTGTCACACGAATCGGTCCCGAAATTCGGAGCATCGTCGAAACTGCGACCCGACACCGCTCCATGTTTGAGATGCTGCCTCCGCAGCGCATCGCGATTCAGGAACAAGGACTCCTAGACCCGGCAAGCGCAGCGGTCGTTGTCGATCTGCCTACGAGCGCCGGTAAGACTATCCTCGCTGAGTTCAAGATTGTTCAAGCAATTAGCCAGTTCAAGCAGGACAAGGGGTGGGTTGCGTACGTGGCCCCAACACGGGCGCTGGTTTCGCAGATCACACGACGGCTGAGGCGCGACCTCGGACCAAGCGGCATTCGGGTCGAAGAACTCACCTCAGCGGTGGAGATTGACGACATCGAAGCCGGAATGCTTAACGAATCCCCGTTCGACGTGTTGGTGGCAACCCCAGAAAAGCTCCACTTGGCAATCCGCAATGCGGCGATCGATCGCCCACTCGCATTGCTGGTGCTTGATGAAGCGCATAACATCGAAGATTCCGATCGCGGCATCCGAATCGAATTGCTGCTGGCCACAGTTAAACGAGACTGCACTCAGGCGAACTTCTTGTTGCTCATGCCTTACGTCCCGAACGGCGATGACCTCGCCCGATGGCTGGCACCGCGAACTGGAAAGAGCATCAGTCTTGCAACAACCCCTTGGCAGCCCAACGATCGACTGATCGGTCTTGTCTCAGTGGTGGCTCCGACCTCTGGACGGGGTAGGGACTGGCGGCTGTCTTTCGAGCCCATGCTGACAAGCGGCTCATCGATGAACGTCTCCGGCCTCTACCAGATTGGTAAAGCACCACAACTTGATCGCACGTTCTCTAGTATCAGGAACAGTCTAAGCAAGATCGCTGGCGCATCGGCGCTAACGCTTTCTGAGCGAGGGACTGCGATCGTGATCTGCCCGACAATCCCGACGGTGTGGACAATCGCGGAGGAACTGTCAGGAGAGCTTCCAGAAGCGGACGATCCCGATATCGCTCTGGTGCAGCGCTACTTAGCAGCAGAAATTAGCGAAGACTACGCCCTCATCGGAATGCTCGCCCGGCGGGTCGGGGTACACCACGCGGGGCTCTCCGACGAAACCCGCGCACTGATGGAATGGCTCGCCGAGCAGGGAAAGCTAAGGATTCTGGTGGCGACTACCGGGCTTTCTCAGGGCCTCAACTTCCCAGTCTCTTCCATCCTCCTAGCAAGTCGGAACCTGCCCAGCGGCAAGTTCAACCGCCCCATGACCGCCCGCGAGTTCTGGAACCTCGCAGGTAGGGCAGGCCGTGTAGATCAGGACAGCATCGGCGTCGTTGGAATCTCCAGCAAAGAAGGCGACCGCGAGTCGCTGGCGCGGTTCTTGTCAGAAAAGGCAGGAGCGCTGGTTTCCAGACTCGTGGTTCTCCTGGATGAACTCGAAGATGCCGGTCGGCTGCTCAACCTAGAACGATCGCTCTACAACGATCAATGGGCAGACTTCCGTAGCTACGTCGCACACCTATTCGCTCAGAAGAAGAACCTAGATGCTGTCCTATCTGAAACAGAGCTGCTGCTACGGAACACATTCGGATACTTATCCCTAGCCGAGGCGAGTCCCGCTGAAAGACAGAAGGGACTTAGGCTGCTGGAAGCGACGCGGGCTTACGCTGCTGAACTCGCTCAGAACGTTGAAACGACGACGCTCGCTGATAGCACGGGATTCACTCCTGAAGGCATCCGTTCAGCGATGGGTGAGATGCGTCGGATGGACAAGTCCCTCGACGTGAGCGATTGGCAACCGGGCAGCTTGTTTGGCGACGTCACCTCTAGCGCTCTACCTGACCTCATGCGGGTCATGCTTCAACTACCGCAGATCAGAGAGAGCATCGATGAACTGAGTGGCGTCGGCGCGGGAATCGGCGACAGAGCGGCCAAGATCGCTGCTGATTGGGTGGCAGGCGTCTCCATCAAGTCCATCGCTGAGCGATATTTCGGCGATGCGGCAAGCCCAACCGCCGCGCTTACGGAGGCAACCAAGGCAATCTACCGGAACCTTGCGACCGCCGGTACGTGGGGTATTTCTGCCCTGTCGAAGTTGCCCACGAGCGGTATTGATTTCGAGAACGTGAGCGAGAGTGACCTGCGAAGCATCAATTTGCTCGGTGCAATGCTGTATCACGGCGTCAACACGGAGGCAGGCGTAGTGATGCGGATGAGTTCAGTTCCGAGAACGGCAGCGAATTCGCTCGGCGCAGAGTTTGCACAGGGCCATGAGTCGGGCACGCTCCGTCCCTCGGAGGCGCGAGAGTTCCTTTCGCAACTCTCCGACGCTGACTGGGGTCGGCACGTTCCGAGTGGATCAGACTTGGCGGGGTCTGACCTGCGGGATCTGTGGCAGGTGCTGTCAGGTAGCGCTGGTGATCCTGGTGTTAGGACCGCCCCGGGCAAGGCAGAACAAGCTCAATCGGGATCGTACTGA
- a CDS encoding AAA family ATPase — protein MKLTAIYARFFRSLNYDYVRLSNPNYSPDPWDGTPSGAQYPFVRLRLEDQITTVVGGNESGKSQVLAAVRAALTGEGYERSDFCRYSPFFSVDKTLIRPEFGAEFRDLSDADIEAIEEATGETGLTGTDRVAIFRMNTTPQLRLYAHRGDQWTKPRHVKKSSLLNDAGLPAPFNIDADIPLPDSVPLEFLATGKPAAAVGRSVLRSIWDAFTNNSTWFDSKDSVVSQASEISTSFKTSTSIDEKELKKYHLAADLLLKVAGLDRSQFVELQNAVRTKNGYANSIVDTINSELSKALNFPHWWTQDSQFELFVALFEYDLVFMIRDRTGRSYGFDERSDGLKYFLSYFVQYLAHEAPSDGRPEILLMDEPDRFLSSSGQQDLLRVFADFADPEDEARAPVQVLYVTHSPFLIDKNHAERIRVLEKGEHDEGTRIVASVAQNHYEPLRSAFGSFVGETAFIGTCNLMLEGPSDQILLAGISSWLGRQNAPDRERLDLNRITLVPAGGVSQVPYLIYLARGRDIEQPAVIALLDGDKAGNEARSTIRKGGARRKPLIADDLVLQLSDAELDGVTTDNPHGRVAIEDLIPIDIAIAAASSYCAEFVPDIDIPKLELSAKTVFGEGSGGELPTAGAKGTIDALEQMIRKLTVQEKFELNKIGFARSVLAELSSDATREQDRQTLAKNFRQLFEALGVRQRKAVRAESVERVSSRINRARDRFMREHVSTATREHVLLLIEEISGQLDNSEEAEDVRAEMRSWRPRFHLDQDPREAIEDIEDLHTALRSLAYLGKRKASTEPTIPAPSLGKVPATLAIVSESETFVESPAGSQSSTDVEHVSEGESA, from the coding sequence ATGAAGCTCACCGCCATCTACGCAAGATTCTTCCGCTCGCTGAATTACGACTACGTTCGCCTTTCGAATCCGAACTACAGCCCTGATCCTTGGGACGGCACGCCTTCCGGAGCGCAATACCCCTTCGTGCGGTTGCGCTTGGAAGACCAGATCACCACGGTTGTCGGCGGCAACGAGTCGGGAAAGAGTCAGGTGCTAGCGGCTGTGCGCGCTGCACTTACCGGCGAAGGATACGAGAGGAGTGATTTCTGTCGCTACTCGCCGTTCTTCTCTGTGGACAAAACGCTCATTCGACCAGAGTTCGGCGCCGAATTTCGAGACCTCAGTGATGCTGACATCGAAGCAATTGAAGAAGCGACCGGCGAGACGGGGCTCACTGGAACTGATCGTGTCGCCATCTTCCGTATGAATACAACCCCGCAACTGCGTCTATACGCTCATCGAGGCGATCAGTGGACGAAACCTAGGCACGTCAAGAAGTCGTCGCTCTTGAACGACGCCGGACTTCCAGCCCCGTTCAACATCGATGCCGATATTCCCCTGCCGGATAGCGTCCCGCTGGAGTTCCTGGCCACTGGCAAACCGGCTGCAGCTGTTGGGCGCAGCGTGCTTCGTAGCATCTGGGATGCTTTCACGAACAACTCCACCTGGTTTGACTCGAAAGATTCCGTTGTCAGCCAGGCGAGCGAAATCTCGACATCCTTCAAGACCTCGACATCAATCGACGAGAAAGAACTCAAGAAGTACCATCTCGCCGCTGATCTCTTGCTGAAGGTCGCAGGCCTCGACCGCTCCCAGTTTGTAGAGTTGCAGAACGCAGTTCGCACCAAGAACGGATACGCGAACAGCATCGTCGACACGATCAACAGTGAACTGTCTAAGGCCCTCAACTTCCCGCACTGGTGGACGCAAGACAGTCAGTTCGAGTTGTTCGTCGCGCTCTTCGAATACGACTTGGTCTTCATGATCCGGGATCGAACTGGACGCTCCTACGGATTCGACGAGAGAAGCGATGGTCTCAAGTACTTCCTGAGCTACTTCGTGCAGTACCTCGCACACGAGGCTCCCAGCGACGGGCGACCGGAAATTCTGCTGATGGACGAGCCTGACCGCTTCCTATCGAGTTCCGGTCAACAGGATCTCTTGAGAGTGTTCGCAGACTTCGCTGATCCCGAAGACGAGGCCCGCGCTCCAGTTCAGGTCCTCTACGTCACCCACTCACCGTTCCTGATCGACAAGAACCACGCCGAGCGTATTCGGGTACTCGAGAAAGGTGAACACGACGAGGGGACACGCATCGTCGCAAGCGTCGCACAGAACCACTATGAGCCACTCAGATCTGCGTTCGGGAGCTTTGTCGGTGAGACCGCCTTCATCGGTACCTGCAACCTGATGCTGGAGGGTCCGTCTGATCAGATTCTGCTCGCTGGCATCTCAAGCTGGCTGGGCCGCCAGAACGCTCCCGACCGGGAAAGGCTCGACCTCAACCGCATCACGCTCGTCCCTGCTGGGGGTGTTAGTCAAGTGCCGTATCTGATCTATCTCGCCAGAGGGCGTGACATTGAACAGCCGGCAGTGATCGCGCTCCTGGACGGCGATAAAGCAGGCAACGAAGCTCGGTCAACAATCCGTAAGGGCGGTGCTCGGCGCAAGCCGCTCATCGCCGATGACCTTGTGCTTCAACTATCCGACGCAGAACTCGATGGCGTCACAACCGACAACCCGCACGGCAGGGTCGCCATTGAGGACCTAATACCGATCGACATCGCGATCGCAGCCGCAAGCAGCTACTGTGCCGAGTTCGTCCCCGATATAGACATCCCGAAGCTCGAGCTGAGCGCCAAGACGGTGTTCGGTGAGGGCTCGGGAGGGGAGTTGCCGACTGCAGGAGCGAAGGGCACGATTGACGCTCTGGAGCAAATGATCCGCAAGCTCACAGTCCAGGAGAAATTCGAACTGAACAAGATCGGCTTCGCTCGGAGCGTCCTCGCCGAACTTTCAAGCGACGCCACGCGAGAGCAGGATCGCCAAACCCTAGCCAAGAACTTCCGTCAGCTATTCGAAGCCCTCGGTGTCAGGCAACGAAAAGCTGTCCGCGCTGAGAGTGTCGAACGGGTTTCCAGTCGCATCAACCGCGCGCGAGATCGTTTCATGCGAGAGCATGTCTCGACGGCCACGCGAGAACATGTGCTGTTGCTCATCGAGGAGATCTCAGGGCAACTCGATAACTCTGAGGAAGCGGAAGACGTCCGCGCTGAAATGCGCTCGTGGCGACCTCGGTTCCATCTGGACCAGGACCCGCGTGAGGCCATCGAAGACATTGAGGATCTTCACACCGCTCTTCGGTCACTTGCCTACCTCGGAAAGCGTAAAGCCTCGACCGAGCCGACCATTCCCGCGCCCAGCCTCGGAAAAGTCCCGGCAACGCTGGCCATCGTCAGCGAGTCCGAAACCTTTGTTGAGAGCCCAGCAGGTAGTCAATCAAGCACGGACGTCGAGCATGTTTCGGAAGGAGAAAGCGCATGA
- a CDS encoding DUF1294 domain-containing protein, with protein sequence MVSSVSSPSLRTGSTSLRRGHRRWISEQMLLTLGLFGRWPGALIAKQLFRHKPRKRSFRRAFRGHGCGQRCVA encoded by the coding sequence ATGGTGTCCTCGGTTTCGTCGCCGTCGCTGCGTACGGGCTCGACAAGTCTGCGGCGCGGCCACCGGCGTTGGATATCGGAGCAGATGCTGCTCACGCTCGGCCTATTCGGTCGTTGGCCCGGCGCGCTGATCGCAAAGCAGCTGTTCCGACACAAGCCCCGCAAACGCTCGTTCCGCCGTGCGTTCCGGGGGCACGGTTGCGGTCAACGTTGCGTCGCTTAA